A genomic stretch from Candidatus Latescibacterota bacterium includes:
- the ade gene encoding adenine deaminase has product MDHLARRIAVARGDEPADLVLRGARVANVLSGRVEAADVAIVDGRIAALGEGYEGRETHALRGVLAPAFIDAHIHVESSMATPRQFARAVVPRGTGTAVVDPHEIANVHGAAGVRWMLQAAWGLPLRLEVMAPSCVPATHLETAGASIGASGVRKLLEEDGILGLAEMMNFPGVIHRDPEVLAKLAAAEGRPVDGHAPGLAGRDLAAYAAAGIQTDHECTTLAEAKAKLALGMVVMIREGSSARNLAALLRGVTPANSRRWLLCSDDRTPSDLLHEGHVDHLLRRCVAEGLDAMTALQMATLNAADHFGFGDRGAIAPGRLADLVLLDDLKGFRARRVYHAGRLVAEDGALLREPAAGPKPPPGGMNLGAVAAHPFAIPDRGGERVRVIVAQGDQLLTGEALESPRREGGELVADPAGDLLKLAVIERHRGTGNVGLGFVRGFGLARGALASTVAHDSHNLIVLGASDAAMEAAVAAMRKLGGGKLAVDGSGQLLAALPLPVGGLMSDAPIEETAEGLAALAEAARALGCTLPEPFMTLSFMALPVIPKLKLTDLGLVDVERFEAVALQF; this is encoded by the coding sequence ATGGATCACCTCGCCCGCCGCATCGCGGTGGCCCGCGGGGACGAACCCGCCGACCTGGTCCTGCGCGGCGCGCGCGTGGCCAACGTGCTCTCGGGCAGGGTCGAGGCCGCCGACGTGGCCATCGTGGACGGCCGCATCGCCGCCCTGGGCGAGGGCTACGAGGGCCGCGAGACCCACGCGCTGAGGGGCGTGCTGGCGCCGGCCTTCATCGACGCGCACATCCACGTGGAGAGCAGCATGGCCACGCCGCGGCAGTTCGCGCGGGCGGTGGTGCCGCGCGGCACGGGCACGGCGGTGGTGGATCCCCACGAGATCGCGAACGTCCACGGCGCGGCCGGCGTGCGCTGGATGCTCCAGGCCGCCTGGGGCCTGCCCCTGCGCCTCGAGGTCATGGCGCCGAGCTGTGTGCCGGCCACGCATCTCGAGACGGCCGGAGCATCGATCGGCGCGTCGGGGGTGCGCAAGCTGCTGGAGGAGGACGGCATCCTCGGCCTTGCCGAGATGATGAACTTCCCCGGCGTGATCCACCGTGACCCCGAGGTCCTGGCCAAGCTCGCCGCCGCCGAGGGCCGCCCCGTGGACGGCCACGCGCCCGGACTCGCCGGCCGCGACCTGGCGGCCTATGCTGCCGCCGGCATCCAGACCGACCACGAGTGCACCACGCTCGCGGAGGCCAAGGCCAAGCTGGCCCTCGGCATGGTGGTGATGATCCGCGAGGGTTCCAGCGCGCGCAACCTGGCCGCGCTGCTGCGGGGCGTCACGCCCGCCAACAGCCGCCGCTGGCTGCTCTGCAGCGACGACCGCACCCCCAGCGACCTGTTGCATGAAGGCCACGTCGACCATCTCCTGCGCCGCTGCGTGGCCGAAGGCCTCGACGCCATGACCGCCCTGCAGATGGCCACGCTGAACGCCGCCGACCACTTCGGCTTCGGCGATCGCGGCGCGATCGCGCCCGGCCGCCTCGCGGACCTGGTGCTCCTGGACGATCTGAAGGGCTTCCGCGCGCGGCGCGTCTACCACGCCGGGCGGCTCGTGGCCGAGGACGGCGCGCTGCTGCGCGAACCGGCCGCGGGTCCCAAGCCGCCGCCGGGCGGCATGAACCTGGGCGCGGTGGCCGCGCACCCCTTCGCGATCCCGGACCGGGGCGGCGAGCGGGTGCGCGTGATCGTCGCCCAGGGGGATCAGCTCCTCACCGGCGAAGCGCTGGAGTCGCCGCGGCGCGAGGGCGGCGAGCTGGTTGCCGACCCGGCCGGCGACCTGCTGAAGCTGGCGGTGATCGAACGGCACCGCGGCACGGGCAACGTGGGCCTGGGCTTCGTGCGCGGCTTCGGGCTCGCGCGCGGCGCGCTGGCCAGCACCGTGGCGCACGACTCGCACAACCTGATCGTGCTGGGGGCGTCGGACGCCGCCATGGAGGCGGCCGTGGCGGCGATGCGGAAGCTCGGCGGCGGCAAGCTGGCCGTGGACGGGTCGGGCCAGCTGCTCGCGGCGCTGCCCCTGCCCGTGGGGGGACTGATGAGCGACGCGCCCATCGAGGAGACCGCCGAGGGCCTGGCCGCGCTCGCCGAGGCCGCCCGCGCACTCGGCTGCACGCTGCCCGAGCCCTTCATGACGCTGAGCTTCATGGCGCTGCCGGTGATCCCCAAGCTCAAGCTCACGGATCTGGGCCTGGTGGACGTGGAGCGCTTCGAGGCGGTGGCGCTTCAGTTCTGA
- a CDS encoding aminotransferase class V-fold PLP-dependent enzyme yields MNPVEQRELEATLPPILGSTHPVPLLDGRTVDGIYFDNAASTKPFAEVSEFVKSIEPYYSNIHRGTGFDSIYCTHLYEEARKIILAFVGGKPGKQIVIPVRNTTEGLNLLAMTVDFDRERDVVITSILEHHSNDLPWRGKAKVEYLPADAGGQLDLDYLESLLVKHAGAVKLVSVTGASNVVGTVTPIHAIARLAHAHGAEICVDAAQLLPHRRVNMLPEDDPGHLDYLVFSAHKLNSPYGEGAVIGDYSHFQAAAPYLQGGGTVYSVGLDHVIWADPPDKQEAGTPNIFGMLAMAKALQIMDRFGMDRLVAHERHLTKRLLEGIREIPRIAVYGMNDPDDLDERLGVVSFTVAGLHHALVAAILSYEGGICVRNGCFCAHPLIKHLLNVTPEQEADFEAAIRAGDRSAVPGAVRASIGLHNRLWEVDHLLEQLRVIADEKWQGDYELDSRSGEFRPRGYRFDFGGLPRF; encoded by the coding sequence ATGAATCCCGTCGAACAGCGCGAACTGGAGGCCACCCTGCCGCCCATCCTGGGCTCGACCCATCCGGTGCCCCTGCTCGACGGCCGCACGGTGGACGGCATCTACTTCGACAACGCCGCCTCCACCAAGCCCTTCGCCGAGGTGAGCGAGTTCGTCAAGTCCATCGAGCCCTACTACTCGAACATCCACCGCGGGACGGGCTTCGACTCGATCTACTGCACGCACCTCTACGAGGAGGCGCGCAAGATCATCCTCGCCTTCGTGGGCGGCAAGCCCGGCAAGCAGATCGTGATCCCGGTGCGCAACACGACCGAGGGGCTCAACCTGCTGGCCATGACCGTGGACTTCGACCGCGAGCGCGACGTGGTCATCACCAGCATCCTCGAGCACCACAGCAACGACCTGCCCTGGCGCGGCAAGGCCAAGGTCGAGTACCTGCCCGCCGACGCCGGCGGCCAGCTCGATCTGGACTACCTGGAGTCGCTGCTGGTGAAGCACGCCGGTGCGGTGAAGCTGGTGTCGGTGACCGGCGCGAGCAACGTGGTGGGCACCGTGACGCCCATCCATGCCATCGCCCGGCTGGCGCACGCGCACGGCGCGGAGATCTGCGTCGACGCGGCGCAGCTGCTCCCCCACCGCCGGGTGAACATGCTGCCCGAGGACGACCCCGGCCACCTGGACTACCTCGTCTTCAGCGCACACAAGCTGAATTCGCCCTACGGCGAGGGCGCGGTGATCGGCGACTACAGCCACTTCCAGGCGGCGGCGCCCTACCTGCAGGGCGGCGGGACGGTCTACTCGGTCGGTCTCGATCACGTGATCTGGGCGGATCCGCCGGACAAGCAGGAGGCCGGCACGCCGAACATCTTCGGCATGCTGGCCATGGCCAAGGCGCTGCAGATCATGGACCGCTTCGGCATGGACCGCCTCGTGGCCCACGAGCGGCACCTGACGAAGCGGCTGCTGGAGGGCATCCGCGAGATTCCGCGCATCGCCGTCTACGGCATGAACGACCCGGACGACCTGGACGAGCGCCTCGGCGTGGTGAGCTTCACCGTCGCCGGGCTGCACCACGCGCTGGTGGCGGCCATCCTCAGCTACGAGGGCGGCATCTGCGTGCGCAACGGCTGCTTCTGCGCGCACCCGTTGATCAAGCACCTCCTCAACGTGACGCCCGAGCAGGAGGCGGACTTCGAGGCCGCGATCCGGGCGGGCGACCGCAGCGCAGTACCCGGCGCCGTGCGCGCGAGCATCGGACTGCACAACCGGCTCTGGGAAGTGGACCACCTGCTCGAGCAGCTGCGCGTGATCGCCGACGAGAAGTGGCAGGGCGACTACGAGCTGGACAGCCGCAGCGGGGAGTTCCGCCCCCGCGGCTACCGCTTCGACTTCGGCGGGCTGCCGCGCTTCTAG
- a CDS encoding aspartate--ammonia ligase has product MADKTADLAGPGVSTYEEVAKALPTDYSSVLSPKETQKALYAVKRAIEDGLARELNLMLVQCPLIVDKHSGMNDYLDRDGSRTPVDFLAGLGLDKRIEAQVVQAATKWKRFALKQYGCQPGEGINTDMRAVRKDYFLDHDHSSYVDQWDWERVITAEERNLDFLTGVVKKIWKVLVEAEELAHDMFPALNKFEKMPRELVFLHAEEILERYPDLPRKQRETRIIQEHPAIFIYGIGHTLDDGYPHEMRAADYDDWVTPSVVKNGKQMHGLNGDILVWNKVTKRRHELSSMGVRVTKDTLRQQLKITGQEDFLNMPYHKMILNDEIPLSIGGGIGQSRVYSYILKKAALGEVSVTIWPEQLHSICAERNIHLLR; this is encoded by the coding sequence ATGGCAGACAAGACCGCAGACCTCGCCGGACCCGGCGTCAGCACCTACGAGGAAGTCGCCAAGGCGCTGCCCACCGACTACAGCTCGGTGCTCAGCCCCAAGGAGACGCAGAAGGCTCTCTACGCGGTGAAGCGCGCCATCGAGGACGGCCTGGCGCGCGAGCTCAACCTGATGCTGGTCCAGTGCCCGCTGATCGTCGACAAGCACAGCGGCATGAACGACTACCTGGACCGCGACGGCTCGCGCACCCCCGTGGACTTCCTGGCCGGGCTCGGGCTCGACAAGCGCATCGAGGCGCAGGTGGTGCAGGCGGCCACCAAGTGGAAGCGCTTCGCGCTGAAGCAGTACGGCTGTCAGCCGGGCGAGGGCATCAACACCGACATGCGCGCCGTGCGCAAGGACTACTTCCTCGACCACGACCACAGCAGCTACGTGGATCAGTGGGACTGGGAGCGTGTGATCACGGCCGAAGAGCGCAACCTCGACTTCCTGACCGGCGTCGTGAAGAAGATCTGGAAGGTGCTCGTGGAGGCCGAGGAACTGGCCCACGACATGTTCCCCGCCCTGAACAAGTTCGAGAAGATGCCGCGCGAGCTGGTCTTCCTGCACGCCGAGGAGATCCTCGAGCGCTACCCCGACCTGCCGCGCAAGCAGCGGGAGACGCGGATCATCCAGGAGCATCCGGCGATCTTCATCTACGGCATCGGGCACACGCTCGACGACGGCTACCCCCACGAGATGCGCGCCGCCGACTACGACGACTGGGTCACGCCGTCCGTCGTCAAGAACGGCAAGCAGATGCACGGCCTCAACGGCGACATCCTGGTGTGGAACAAGGTGACGAAGCGGCGCCACGAGCTGAGCAGCATGGGCGTGCGCGTCACGAAGGACACCCTGCGCCAGCAGCTCAAGATCACGGGGCAGGAGGACTTCCTCAACATGCCCTACCACAAGATGATCCTGAACGACGAGATCCCGCTCAGCATCGGCGGCGGCATCGGCCAGAGCCGCGTCTACAGCTACATCCTCAAGAAGGCCGCCCTCGGCGAGGTGAGCGTGACGATCTGGCCCGAGCAGCTGCACTCCATCTGCGCGGAGCGCAACATTCACCTGCTGCGCTAG
- the gatD gene encoding Glu-tRNA(Gln) amidotransferase subunit GatD, which produces MSDDRFKGYRGPGRALLETHGVGVWSVVDAETTQGTYQGTILPRSETADAEHLVLKLASGYNVGLHVDTVTALHETGRKEAHYKIPEQAFPHDAGKPYVKLFGTGGTIASRLDYRTGAVIPAFTPGELYGSVPELADVCNLDTEKLYGVFSENMGPEQWIGTARAVEAAIRSGVDGIVIGHGTDTMHHTAAVLSFMLQNPPVPIVMVGSQRSSDRPSSDAALNLIHAALTAGQGDIAEVMVCMFGPTSDQYGLLHRGTRVRKMHSSYRSTFRTLSDTPLATVSREGVTPLRRDYHPRRFRTRVEGRDPAASEAALANFRATPVFDERVALVYYYPGMKSDVFDSLIDHGYRGIVIAGTGLGHVNRPVYPALKRAREAGVAVFMTVQTLWGYVQMYVYETGREIMEMGVVPLANMLPEVAYMKLGWALGQTDDLETLRGIMTTPVADDITEREPHDGYLVFQGGLPELDAFVRDHRK; this is translated from the coding sequence ATGAGCGACGATCGCTTCAAGGGTTACCGCGGCCCGGGCCGCGCGCTGCTGGAGACCCACGGCGTCGGCGTGTGGAGCGTCGTCGACGCGGAGACGACCCAGGGCACCTACCAGGGCACGATCCTGCCGCGCAGCGAGACGGCCGACGCCGAGCATCTCGTCCTCAAGCTGGCCAGCGGCTACAACGTGGGCCTGCACGTGGACACGGTCACCGCGCTGCACGAGACCGGCCGCAAGGAGGCCCACTACAAGATCCCCGAGCAGGCCTTTCCGCACGACGCGGGCAAGCCCTACGTCAAGCTCTTCGGGACGGGTGGGACCATCGCCAGCCGCCTCGACTACCGCACGGGCGCGGTGATCCCGGCCTTCACGCCGGGCGAGCTCTACGGCTCGGTGCCCGAGCTGGCGGACGTCTGCAACCTGGACACCGAGAAGCTCTACGGCGTCTTCAGCGAGAACATGGGTCCCGAGCAGTGGATCGGCACGGCGCGCGCCGTGGAGGCGGCGATTCGAAGCGGCGTGGACGGCATCGTCATCGGCCACGGCACGGACACCATGCACCACACGGCGGCGGTGCTGAGCTTCATGCTGCAGAACCCGCCGGTGCCCATCGTGATGGTGGGCAGCCAGCGCAGCAGCGACCGCCCCAGCTCGGACGCGGCGCTCAACCTGATCCATGCGGCGCTGACGGCGGGGCAGGGGGACATCGCCGAGGTGATGGTCTGCATGTTCGGGCCCACCAGCGACCAGTACGGCCTGCTGCACCGCGGCACGCGCGTCCGCAAGATGCACTCCAGCTACCGCAGCACCTTCCGCACGCTCAGCGACACGCCGCTCGCCACGGTCAGCCGCGAGGGCGTGACGCCGCTGCGCCGCGACTACCACCCGCGCCGCTTCCGCACGCGCGTGGAGGGGCGCGATCCCGCGGCGAGCGAGGCGGCGCTGGCGAACTTCCGCGCGACGCCCGTCTTCGACGAGCGCGTCGCCCTGGTCTACTACTATCCGGGCATGAAGTCGGACGTCTTCGACAGCCTCATCGACCATGGCTACAGGGGGATCGTGATCGCGGGGACGGGCCTCGGCCACGTGAACCGCCCCGTCTATCCCGCGCTGAAGCGCGCGCGCGAGGCCGGCGTGGCCGTCTTCATGACGGTGCAGACGCTCTGGGGCTACGTGCAGATGTACGTCTACGAGACCGGTCGCGAGATCATGGAGATGGGCGTCGTGCCGCTGGCCAACATGCTGCCCGAGGTGGCCTACATGAAGCTGGGTTGGGCGCTGGGGCAGACGGACGACCTGGAGACCCTGCGCGGCATCATGACGACGCCGGTGGCCGACGACATCACCGAGCGCGAGCCCCACGACGGCTACCTCGTCTTCCAGGGCGGGCTGCCAGAGCTGGACGCCTTCGTGCGCGACCATCGCAAGTGA
- the gatE gene encoding Glu-tRNA(Gln) amidotransferase subunit GatE, protein MPHLPEYGELSAQDYADLGLVAGLEVHQQLLTRRKLFCRCPAGRYTGAFDAEILRHMRPTLSELGEYDGTALMEFKTRKEILYRLNKESVCTYEMDDAPPFEMDREALDIAMEITLLLGLQPVGEVHVIRKQYLDGSIPTGFQRTAILGVQGEIRVEGRPVSVLQLSIEEDSSRELLDRGHLRVYRTDRLGMPLIEVVTGPDLRTPAEVEACAQVVRRLTRATGKVRRGAGAARQDVNVSVRGGTRIEIKGVSRIPAIGRLVHNEALRQRGLLEIRDALLARGLPAVGYHGLQGEVTGLFKSCQYRPVQKALARGDKLGAIAMPGFEGVLRRELQPGVRFLGEFRDRVRVVACLDRNPNLVSSEQLDDGPTWSEWQRVRQLLGAPEEAPILMVWGGARDLETALGEIELRAQEALCGVPSETRQAQPDGTTRFERVLPGPDRMYPDTDLPPLPLPIQRWNDLRASLPARPWDLSAKLEAAGLGDELVGQLLRQERAEDFLALATPLDPAARRRLAILLTSHWRSLERGGLRLARAREAGSLDWLPEFIARAPREADRPALARWARSEGRERPVPPPPLGEETLRERVDAALASLPAPARPLASAALRRYRLGRLRERLGATCPGLRVAALLDARASEAGSRNRTEKEAR, encoded by the coding sequence ATGCCCCATCTCCCCGAGTACGGCGAGCTGTCGGCCCAGGACTATGCCGACCTGGGCCTGGTGGCCGGCCTGGAGGTCCACCAGCAGCTGCTGACCCGCCGCAAGCTCTTCTGCCGCTGCCCGGCCGGGCGCTACACCGGCGCCTTCGACGCCGAGATCCTCCGCCACATGCGGCCCACCCTCTCCGAGCTCGGCGAGTACGACGGCACCGCGCTCATGGAGTTCAAGACGCGCAAGGAGATCCTCTACCGCCTCAACAAGGAGAGCGTCTGCACCTACGAGATGGACGACGCCCCGCCCTTCGAGATGGACCGCGAGGCGCTGGACATCGCCATGGAGATCACGCTGCTCCTCGGCCTGCAGCCGGTGGGCGAGGTGCACGTGATCCGCAAGCAGTACCTGGACGGGTCCATCCCCACGGGGTTCCAGCGCACGGCGATCCTCGGAGTGCAGGGCGAGATCCGGGTGGAGGGACGCCCCGTGAGCGTGCTGCAGCTCAGCATCGAGGAGGACTCCTCACGCGAGCTGCTGGACCGCGGGCACCTGCGCGTCTACCGCACGGATCGCCTGGGGATGCCCCTCATCGAGGTCGTCACCGGGCCGGACCTGCGCACGCCGGCCGAGGTGGAGGCCTGCGCCCAGGTGGTGCGGCGCCTGACCCGCGCCACCGGCAAGGTGCGCCGGGGGGCGGGCGCGGCGCGGCAGGACGTGAACGTCAGCGTCCGCGGCGGCACCCGCATCGAGATCAAGGGCGTCTCGCGCATCCCCGCCATCGGCCGGCTGGTGCACAACGAGGCGCTGCGGCAGAGGGGTCTCCTCGAGATCCGCGACGCGCTGCTCGCGCGCGGCCTGCCCGCGGTGGGCTACCACGGGCTGCAGGGCGAGGTGACGGGCCTCTTCAAGAGCTGCCAGTACCGCCCGGTCCAGAAGGCCCTCGCCCGCGGCGACAAGCTCGGGGCCATCGCCATGCCCGGCTTCGAGGGCGTGCTGCGCCGCGAGCTGCAGCCTGGCGTGCGCTTCCTCGGCGAGTTCCGCGACCGCGTCCGCGTGGTGGCCTGCCTCGACCGCAACCCGAATCTGGTCTCCAGCGAACAGCTGGACGACGGCCCCACCTGGAGCGAGTGGCAGCGCGTCCGCCAGCTCCTCGGCGCGCCGGAAGAGGCGCCGATCCTGATGGTCTGGGGCGGCGCCCGCGACCTCGAGACCGCCCTCGGCGAGATCGAGCTGCGCGCACAGGAGGCGCTGTGCGGCGTCCCCAGCGAAACGCGCCAGGCCCAGCCCGACGGCACCACGCGCTTCGAGCGCGTCCTGCCCGGCCCCGACCGCATGTACCCCGACACCGACCTGCCGCCGCTGCCGCTGCCCATCCAGCGCTGGAACGACCTGCGCGCCAGCCTGCCCGCCCGGCCCTGGGACCTGTCGGCGAAGCTGGAGGCCGCCGGCCTTGGCGACGAGCTCGTCGGCCAGCTGCTGCGGCAGGAGCGCGCCGAGGACTTCCTCGCGCTCGCGACTCCGCTGGACCCCGCGGCGCGGCGCCGCCTGGCGATCCTGCTGACCTCGCACTGGCGTTCGCTCGAGCGCGGCGGCCTGCGCCTCGCTCGCGCCCGGGAGGCCGGGTCCCTGGACTGGCTGCCCGAGTTCATCGCGCGCGCGCCGCGCGAGGCCGACCGTCCCGCCCTGGCCCGCTGGGCCCGCAGCGAGGGGCGGGAGCGTCCCGTGCCGCCGCCGCCCCTGGGCGAGGAGACGCTGCGCGAACGCGTGGACGCCGCGCTGGCCTCCCTGCCGGCGCCGGCGCGTCCGCTCGCGAGCGCGGCCCTGCGACGCTACCGCCTCGGACGCCTGCGCGAGCGGCTGGGGGCCACCTGCCCCGGCCTGCGCGTGGCGGCCCTGCTGGACGCCCGGGCGTCCGAAGCCGGGTCCCGGAACCGGACCGAAAAGGAGGCCCGATGA
- a CDS encoding T9SS type A sorting domain-containing protein — MVSWHVYWPGYDPFWYYNTPDCQGRIDFYNVSGVPFFRTDGWLPSNASTLPLHFDYETAIDTPVSMTITGLFDTNTGHLDFNVTASTGEALPTGSYRLYVTLTETDLYFAGSNGVTNHPNTMRDCFPDYNGTVANFTGGFPQTVNYAGSTDLDPTFDWDKCRLVAWVQDTSGQKKVQQSIAKFVTDMGDLTAVDSALPEAMLLGQSYPNPFNPSTTIPLNVKRAGAARLDIVGADGRLVRTLLQGDLPTGTRNVTWDGTDAEGVGVASGVYLARLHSADGVQSKRLILMK; from the coding sequence ATGGTCTCTTGGCACGTTTACTGGCCCGGCTACGATCCCTTCTGGTACTACAACACTCCCGACTGCCAGGGGCGGATCGACTTCTACAACGTCTCCGGCGTGCCCTTCTTCAGGACCGATGGCTGGCTCCCTTCCAACGCCAGCACGCTGCCCCTCCACTTCGACTACGAGACCGCCATCGACACGCCCGTGAGCATGACGATCACCGGCCTCTTCGACACCAACACGGGGCACCTGGACTTCAACGTGACGGCCAGCACCGGCGAGGCGCTGCCCACCGGCAGCTACCGTCTCTACGTGACGCTCACGGAGACGGACCTCTACTTCGCCGGCTCCAACGGCGTGACGAACCACCCGAACACCATGCGTGACTGCTTCCCGGACTACAACGGAACGGTGGCCAACTTCACCGGCGGCTTCCCGCAGACGGTGAACTACGCCGGCAGCACCGACCTCGACCCGACCTTCGACTGGGACAAGTGCCGCCTGGTCGCCTGGGTCCAGGACACATCCGGCCAGAAGAAGGTGCAGCAGTCCATCGCGAAGTTCGTCACCGATATGGGCGACCTGACCGCCGTGGACAGCGCGCTGCCCGAGGCCATGCTCCTGGGTCAGAGCTACCCGAACCCCTTCAACCCCAGCACGACGATCCCGCTCAACGTGAAGCGGGCCGGCGCGGCGCGCCTGGACATCGTGGGCGCGGACGGCCGCCTGGTGCGCACGCTGCTCCAGGGCGACCTGCCCACGGGCACGCGGAACGTCACCTGGGACGGCACCGACGCCGAGGGCGTCGGCGTGGCCTCGGGCGTCTACCTCGCCCGGCTCCACAGCGCCGACGGCGTGCAGAGCAAGCGTCTGATTCTCATGAAGTAG